The Saccharomyces mikatae IFO 1815 strain IFO1815 genome assembly, chromosome: 13 genome has a segment encoding these proteins:
- the ITT1 gene encoding RBR-type E3 ubiquitin transferase (similar to Saccharomyces cerevisiae ITT1 (YML068W); ancestral locus Anc_4.332) → MTLTQFNNDLGILRDMYPELEMKPVEVDETGEFPQNISGKSFFKISLLADVSVEFGEQRLLLANLSHECVEFTMHCRHYPDIRRCVSMNIKSLWMSADEKKMLTNKALELVEGTIDTEANFVDSFTSILMLIFGFLIDDTAILLFPDSVRKCLTKDQYELFKQISKEATLEKISRSNYRCCICIEVEKGVRMVKLPCQNDNIEHYLCKKCAISYFTAMIEEGRISNVRCPQCKYEELKLEDYKCYKKMVKALFTPLISVSFLKQLIGAELCERYERLFYNQAATKLSKYCPYACVTCRRCDQWCTKENLDDAMVQCQKCHFVFCFDCLHAWHGYNNKCGKKVSLSKHIIEEYLNDVGTSSNRKRELEVKYGKRMLELEVNNYIADRMLNLAIEEEGSNLQRCPRCKIVVERSEGCNKMKCEVCGTLFCFICGILLYPEDPYEHFRELFSGCYGRLFDGMSGAEI, encoded by the coding sequence ATGACTTTAACTCAGTTTAATAATGATCTAGGAATATTAAGAGACATGTACCCAGAACTGGAAATGAAACCGGTAGAGGTAGACGAGACAGGTGAGTTTCCGCAGAACATTAGCGGAAAgtcatttttcaagatatcTCTATTAGCGGATGTAAGTGTTGAATTCGGTGAGCAACGTTTATTATTAGCAAATCTGTCTCATGAATGCGTGGAGTTCACAATGCATTGCCGTCACTATCCAGATATTCGACGGTGTGTTAGTATGAATATCAAATCTTTATGGATGTCAGCagacgaaaagaaaatgctaaCCAATAAAGCACTAGAACTTGTTGAAGGAACTATAGACACGGAAGCTAACTTCGTAGATTCGTTTACATCCATCCTAATGCTCATCTTCGGATTCCTTATAGATGATACTGCTATTTTGTTATTCCCTGATAGCGTAAGAAAATGCTTAACAAAAGATCAGTATGAATTATTTAAGCAGATAAGTAAAGAAGCTACTCTTGAGAAAATAAGCAGATCTAACTATCGTTGTTGTATTTGTATAGAGGTAGAAAAGGGTGTGAGAATGGTCAAATTGCCATGCCAAAATGACAATATAGAACACTAtctttgcaaaaaatgTGCTATTTCTTATTTCACTGCAATGATCGAAGAAGGCCGAATATCTAATGTGAGATGTCCACAATGTAAGTACGAAGAATTAAAGTTGGAAGATTACAAGTGTTacaagaaaatggtaaagGCCTTGTTTACGCCTTTGATTTCAGTGTCCTTCTTAAAACAACTTATTGGTGCAGAGCTATGTGAAAGATACGAAAGGCTGTTTTATAATCAGGCAGCTACAAAACTCTCAAAGTATTGTCCCTATGCCTGTGTGACCTGCCGAAGATGTGACCAATGGTGCACAAAAGAGAACCTCGATGATGCTATGGTCCAATGTCAAAAATGTCATTTTGTATTTTGCTTTGACTGTTTGCATGCCTGGCATGGCTATAACAATAAATGCGGCAAAAAagtttcattatcaaaacATATTATTGAGGAGTACTTGAATGATGTCGGCACTTCAAGCAACAGGAAGCGTGAATTGGAAGTAAAATatggaaaaagaatgttAGAACTTGAAGTTAATAATTATATTGCCGACAGAATGCTAAATCTTGCTatcgaagaagaaggttcGAATTTACAGCGATGCCCTAGGTGTAAGATAGTCGTAGAAAGGAGTGAAGGTTGtaacaaaatgaaatgcGAAGTGTGTGGGACacttttctgttttattTGCGGAATCTTGCTCTATCCTGAGGACCCTTATGAACATTTTAGAGAATTATTTTCAGGTTGCTATGGGCGGTTATTTGACGGGATGTCTGGTGCAGAAATTTGA
- the ERV41 gene encoding Erv41p (similar to Saccharomyces cerevisiae ERV41 (YML067C); ancestral locus Anc_4.330) produces the protein MAGLKTFDAFPKTEEQYKKKSTKGGLTSLLTYIFLLFIAWTEFGDYFGGYIDQQYTVDNQVRETVQINMDIYVNTKCDWLHINVRDQTMDRKVVSEELRLENMPFFIPYDTKVNDINEIITPELDEILGEAIPAQFREKLDTRAFFDENDPNKAHLPDFNGCHIFGSIPVNRVSGELQITAKGLGYIDARRAPLEDLNFAHVINEFSFGDFFPYIDNPLDNTAQFNKDEPLTAYVYYTSVVPTLFKKLGAEVDTNQYSVNDYRYLYKGSSTKGGSMPGIFFKYNFEPLSIVVSDVRLSFTQFLVRLVAICSFLVYCASWIFTLLDMALITIMGPKWSLRYQPEDKTKGILNR, from the exons ATGGCAGGATTAAAGACATTTGATGCGTTTC CTAAGACTGAAGAACAGTACAAGAAGAAGTCTACCAAAGGTGGTTTGACATCTTTGCTAACATATATTTTCCTGCTATTTATAGCATGGACAGAATTCGGTGACTATTTCGGTGGTTATATCGACCAACAATACACAGTGGACAATCAAGTTAGAGAAACTGTTCAGATCAATATGGATATATATGTTAATACGAAATGTGATTGGCTGCATATCAACGTTAGAGACCAAACGATGGATAGGAAGGTTGTATCAGAGGAACTACGATTGGAAAATATGCCTTTCTTTATTCCTTATGACACAAAAGTAAATGATATTAATGAAATTATCACGCCTGAATTGGATGAAATCTTGGGGGAAGCTATCCCAGCACAATTCAGGGAGAAACTAGATACTAGGGCATTTTtcgatgaaaatgatcCAAATAAGGCACATTTACCGGACTTCAATGGTTGTCATATATTTGGGTCCATTCCAGTCAATAGGGTTAGTGGTGAATTGCAGATCACAGCGAAGGGTTTAGGCTATATCGATGCTCGAAGAGCACCACTGGAAGATTTAAACTTTGCACATGTCATCAAtgagttttcttttggtgaTTTCTTCCCATATATCGATAACCCATTGGATAACACTGCGCAATTTAATAAGGATGAACCTTTAACTGCTTATGTGTATTACACATCTGTTGTTCCAACccttttcaagaaattagGGGCAGAAGTGGACACAAATCAGTATTCTGTTAACGACTACAGGTATCTATATAAAGGTTCGAGCACTAAAGGCGGTAGTATGCCGGGCATATTCTTCAAGTACAACTTTGAGCCATTATCTATTGTTGTTTCTGATGTTCGCCTAAGCTTTACACAATTTTTAGTGAGATTGGTAGCAATATGCTCGTTTCTGGTTTACTGTGCTTCGTGGATTTTTACATTACTGGATATGGCCCTTATTACCATCATGGGACCGAAGTGGTCATTACGTTATCAGCCAGAGGATAAAACTAAGGGTATTTTAAATAGGTAG
- the SMA2 gene encoding Sma2p (similar to Saccharomyces cerevisiae SMA2 (YML066C); ancestral locus Anc_4.329), which yields MFFPKRLIVWGVLLILSLSQFMLYLPATTCTTSKGLRLCAPQFTITVIGGSSTANEFIASVREFLRLISYLTIDMGWSNEFTDPSIYEDENLVDTFQPDKVFELNYFGFCKRDNRSKIYCTSNENYGMDVLEVLVRDVGIQLGNISTTRSNETKKFGDSLVLTYRLALTSIRDFLKHDKHSGNALSKALIGAPNTNLDDTSSTKNYLKGVNLAFILMMFNGIVFYFAVLEIIVGFLNICVVSAFGGALSVGKRHRLFPILLKSSSSILVVFSTLTVLCNVIYLIALKTLEPEEVLEVGYDNSTAHTTGWELLRVNVGSGFIMGLARYAIQWVLLLLAFLAANHYKAKPKKSDKSAEDASISPSPDFMEK from the coding sequence ATGTTTTTCCCTAAGCGTTTGATTGTATGGGGTGTCCTTCTGATTTTAAGTTTATCTCAGTTTATGCTCTACTTGCCGGCTACAACGTGCACGACTTCTAAAGGACTGCGGTTATGTGCTCCACAGTTTACTATAACTGTCATCGGAGGATCTAGTACAGCCAATGAGTTTATTGCAAGTGTAAGAGAATTTTTACGATTGATTTCGTATCTAACAATTGACATGGGTTGGTCGAATGAGTTCACTGATCCAAGCATTTATGAGGATGAAAATTTGGTAGACACTTTTCAGCCTGATAAAGTCTTTGAGCTTAATTATTTTGGATTTTGTAAGCGAGATAATAGAAGCAAAATTTACTGTACTTCAAATGAGAATTATGGCATGGACGTCCTTGAAGTACTTGTCAGAGATGTTGGAATCCAATTGGGTAATATTTCCACGACACGATCTAATGAAACTAAAAAGTTCGGTGACTCTTTGGTGTTGACGTACCGTTTGGCATTGACATCTATTcgtgattttttgaaacacGACAAACATTCTGGGAATGCTCTATCGAAGGCCTTGATTGGCGCACCAAATACAAACTTAGATGACACATCGTCGACGAAGAACTATCTGAAAGGGGTCAATCTGGCATTTATATTGATGATGTTCAATGGCATAGTTTTTTACTTTGCTGTTTTAGAAATCATAGTCGGATTTCTGAATATCTGTGTAGTGTCAGCATTTGGAGGAGCTCTTAGCGTCGGGAAACGGCACCGCTTATTTCCTATTCTATTGAAGTCTTCAAGCTCGATATTAGTAGTTTTTTCTACGTTGACAGTATTATGTAACGTCATATATTTGATTGCACTGAAAACCTTAGAACCCGAAGAGGTGTTAGAGGTAGGATATGACAATTCCACCGCACATACTACAGGTTGGGAATTGTTAAGAGTAAATGTAGGAAGTGGGTTCATTATGGGGCTTGCCAGATATGCCATTCAGTGGGTCCTGTTATTACTCGCATTTCTTGCAGCAAACCATTACAAGGCCAAGCCAAAAAAGTCTGATAAGAGCGCAGAGGACGCATCTATCTCCCCTTCTCCAGATTTCATGGAGAAGTAA
- the ORC1 gene encoding origin recognition complex subunit 1 (similar to Saccharomyces cerevisiae SIR3 (YLR442C) and ORC1 (YML065W); ancestral locus Anc_4.327), translated as MAKTLKDLQGWEIVTTDEKGNIIDGGQKRLRRRGTRTESYLKRSSDGTKIGRGDSVVMHNEAAGTYSVYMIQELRLNTLNNIVELWALTYLRWFEVNPLAHYRHFNPDANILNRPLSYYNKKFSETANKNELYLTAELAELQLSNFIRIAHVIDRGKWEGLKENFDKERDFMVCYMCEPTGDKFVEINIEDIKTCIKELEPREAQEYLKDLTLPSKRKGVQGDSPRKKKRTSTQITQGLDAPTRGADKTDNEDGNKDVSSDYQSPSDVDISGDMNSDEISAAEFEDEEDEEDEEEEEEEEEEEEEGGGGGGKEARRLNSPRKRSCKKKIGVNDSDAFVQPSPKRRGRKPKDPSKPRQMLLISSCRANNTPVIRKFTKKNVARAKKKYTPFSKRFKSIAAIPDLTSLPEFYGNSLELMASSFENKLKTTQKHQILETIFSKVKKQLNSSYVKEEILKSANFQDYLPARENEFASIYLSAYSAIESDSATTIYVAGTPGVGKTLTVREVVKELLSSSTQQEIPDFLYVEINGLKMVKPTDCYETLWNKISGERLTWAASMESLEFYFKRVPKNKKKTIVVLLDELDAMVTKSQDIMYNFFNWTTYENAKLIVIAVANTMDLPERQLGNKVTSRIGFTRIMFTGYTHEELKNIIDLRLKGLNDSFFFVDTKTGNAVLMDAAGSEATEEQTLSGGVRKVCLRMSADAIEIASRKVASVSGDARRALKVCKRAAEIAEKHYMAKHGYGYDGKIVIEDESEDGMYEDEDKDLIESRKAKEEEDDSDEVQTVHITHVMKALNETLNSHAITFMTRLSFTAKLFIYALLNLMKKNGAQEQELGDIVDEIKLLIEVNGSNKFVMEITKTLFQQGSDNISEQLRIISWDFVLNQLLDAGILFKQTMKNDRICCVKLNISVEEAKRAMNEDETLKSL; from the coding sequence ATGGCAAAAACTCTAAAAGATCTTCAAGGCTGGGAGATAGTAACAACTGATGAGAAGGGGAACATAATAGATGGAGGTCAGAAAAGACTACGCCGAAGAGGTACTAGAACTGAAAGTTATTTAAAGAGAAGCTCGGATGGAACAAAGATTGGTCGGGGTGATAGTGTTGTTATGCATAACGAAGCTGCGGGCACTTACTCTGTTTATATGATCCAGGAGTTGAGGCTCAATACATTAAATAATATAGTCGAGCTATGGGCTCTCACTTATTTACGGTGGTTCGAAGTCAACCCGTTAGCTCATTACCGGCACTTTAATCCTGACGCTAACATATTGAATCGTCCTTTAAGCTACTACAATAAAAAGTTTTCTGAGACtgcaaataaaaatgaattaTACCTGACCGCAGAATTAGCCGAATTACAGCTGTCAAATTTCATTAGGATTGCTCATGTAATAGATAGGGGTAAATGGGAAGGACTGAaggaaaattttgataaagaaagagattTCATGGTTTGCTATATGTGCGAACCGACAGGAGATAAGTTCGTAGAAATTAATATCGAGGATATCAAAACCTGCATCAAAGAGCTAGAGCCGAGAGAAGCTCAAGAATATCTTAAAGATCTGACACTTCCATCAAAGAGGAAAGGAGTTCAGGGAGAttcaccaagaaaaaagaaacgtaCATCTACTCAAATCACTCAAGGTTTAGATGCACCAACAAGAGGAGCAGATAAAACCGATAATGAGGACGGGAATAAGGATGTGTCATCTGATTATCAAAGTCCGTCGGATGTCGACATTAGTGGGGACATGAATAGTGACGAAATATCCGCAGCTGAGtttgaagacgaagaagacgaagaagacgaagaagaagaagaagaagaagaagaagaagaagaagaaggaggaggaggaggaggaaaagaagCTAGGCGTTTAAATTCGCCAAGAAAGAGAAGCtgtaagaaaaagataGGTGTAAACGATAGTGATGCCTTTGTACAACCGTCCCCGAAAAGAAGAGGTCGCAAACCTAAAGATCCTAGTAAACCGCGCCAGATGTTATTGATATCTTCATGTCGTGCAAATAATACGCCCGTAATTAGAAAGtttacaaaaaagaacGTTGCTAGAGCCAAAAAGAAGTATACTCCATTTTCGAAAAGATTCAAATCTATTGCAGCAATACCGGATTTGACTTCTTTACCTGAATTTTACGGGAATTCTTTGGAACTTATGGCATCGAGTTTTGAGAATAAGTTGAAAACCACCCAAAAACATCAAATTCTagaaacaattttttccaaagttAAGAAACAATTGAACTCTTCTTATgtcaaagaagagatatTGAAGTCAGCAAATTTTCAAGACTATTTACCAGCTAGGGAAAATGAATTTGCCTCAATTTATTTAAGCGCGTATAGCGCCATTGAGTCAGATTCTGCTACTACTATATATGTAGCTGGTACGCCTGGTGTGGGAAAAACTTTAACCGTAAGGGAAGTGGTAAAGGAGCTGCTATCATCTTCTACACAACAAGAAATTCCGGACTTTCTTTATGTGGAAATAAATGGattgaaaatggtaaaACCTACTGACTGTTACGAAACGTTATGGAACAAAATTTCAGGAGAAAGATTAACATGGGCAGCGTCAATGGAGTCATTGGAATTCTACTTTAAAAGAGTACcgaaaaacaagaaaaagaccATTGTAGTTTTATTGGACGAACTTGATGCAATGGTGACGAAATCTCAAGATATCATgtacaatttttttaattggACTACTTACGAGAATGCTAAACTTATTGTGATTGCTGTAGCCAATACAATGGACTTACCTGAACGTCAACTAGGTAACAAGGTTACCTCAAGAATTGGGTTTACTAGAATCATGTTCACTGGGTATACTCatgaagaattgaaaaatattattgatCTGAGGCTTAAAGGCCTGAATGactcatttttctttgtgGACACAAAGACAGGGAATGCCGTTTTGATGGATGCAGCTGGAAGTGAAGCTACAGAAGAACAAACATTATCTGGAGGTGTGAGGAAAGTTTGTTTAAGAATGAGTGCCGACGCCATTGAAATCGCTTCGAGGAAAGTAGCAAGCGTTAGCGGTGATGCAAGAAGAGCATTAAAAGTTTGTAAAAGGGCGGCGGAAATTGCAGAGAAACATTATATGGCTAAACATGGCTATGGGTACGATGGAAAAATagttattgaagatgaaagtGAAGACGGAATgtatgaagatgaagacaAGGATCTTATTGAAAGTCGCAAAGCtaaggaagaggaagacgATAGCGATGAGGTGCAAACAGTTCATATTACGCATGTTATGAAAGCCTTAAACGAAACGTTGAATTCCCATGCAATTACATTTATGACAAGACTTTCGTTTACGGCGAAACTGTTTATTTATGCATTATTAAacttgatgaagaagaatggAGCTCAAGAACAAGAGTTAGGTGATATTGTCGATGAAATTAAATTACTTATTGAAGTGAATGGCAGCAATAAATTTGTTATGGAAATAACCAAAACATTGTTTCAGCAGGGAAGTGATAATATTTCTGAACAGTTGAGAATTATATCATGGGATTTCGTTTTAAACCAGCTGCTTGACGCGGGAATTCTGTTTAAGCAAACTATGAAGAATGATAGAATATGTTGTGTTAAGCTGAATATATCAGTAGAAGAAGCGAAAAGAGCCATGAATGAAGATGAGACTTTAAAAAGTTTATag
- the TEM1 gene encoding Ras family GTPase TEM1 (similar to Saccharomyces cerevisiae TEM1 (YML064C); ancestral locus Anc_4.326), whose protein sequence is MATPSTGGNSSIPAVRNQVEVQVGLVGDAQVGKTSLMVKYVQNIYDKEYTQTLGVNFLKRKVSIRSTDIIFSIMDLGGQREFINMLPIATVGSSVIIFLFDLTRPDTLSSIKEWYRQAYGLNDSAIPILVGTKYDLLIDLDPEYQEQISRTSMKYAQVMNAPLIFCSTAKSINIQKIFKIALAKIFNLTLTIPEINEIGDPLLIYKHLGSQQHRHHSKSQERKNRNIRRPSSSPSSKAPSPGVNT, encoded by the coding sequence ATGGCTACACCAAGCACTGGAGGAAACAGTTCTATTCCTGCAGTACGAAATCAGGTAGAAGTTCAAGTTGGATTAGTAGGGGATGCACAGGTCGGAAAAACTTCATTGATGGTGAAGTACGTACAGAATATATACGATAAGGAGTATACACAGACACTTGGAGttaactttttgaaaagaaaagtaagcATACGTTCCACGgatattatattttctaTAATGGATTTAGGCGGACAAAGAGAATTTATCAATATGCTTCCAATTGCAACGGTGGGGTCTTCGGTGATCatctttttgtttgatcTGACACGTCCAGACACGTTGAGTTCCATAAAGGAGTGGTATAGACAGGCATATGGGTTGAATGATTCAGCAATTCCTATTTTGGTGGGTACAAAGTACGATTTACTGATAGATTTAGACCCAGAATATCAAGAACAAATTTCGAGGACAAGTATGAAATACGCACAGGTCATGAATGCTCCACTTATCTTTTGTTCTACAGCCAAGTCTATAAATATTCagaaaatcttcaaaattgcATTGGCCAAGATCTTCAATTTAACATTGACCATCCCAGAAATTAATGAAATTGGCGATCCGCTTTTAATATATAAACACCTTGGCAGTCAGCAACATCGACATCATAGCAAAAGTCAGGAAAGAAAGAATCGTAATATTAGGAGGCCCTCTTCGTCGCCCTCATCGAAGGCACCATCGCCCGGTGTTAACACATGA
- the RPS1B gene encoding 40S ribosomal protein eS1 (similar to Saccharomyces cerevisiae RPS1A (YLR441C) and RPS1B (YML063W); ancestral locus Anc_4.325), whose translation MAVGKNKRLSRGKKGLKKKVVDPFTRKEWFDIKAPSTFENRNVGKTLVNKSTGLKNASDALKGRVVEVCLADLQGSEDHSFRKVKLRVDEVQGKNLLTNFHGMDFTTDKLRSMVRKWQTLIEANVTVKTSDDYVLRIFAIAFTRKQANQVKRHSYAQSSHIRAIRKVISEILTREVQNSTLAQLTSKLIPEVINKEIENATKDIFPLQNIHVRKVKLLKQPKFDVGALMALHGEGSGEEKGKKVSGFKDEVLETV comes from the coding sequence ATGGCTGTTGGTAAGAATAAGAGACTATCCAGAGGTAAGAAGggtttgaagaagaaggttgTTGACCCATTTACCAGAAAGGAATGGTTCGATATTAAAGCCCCATCcacttttgaaaacagaAATGTTGGTAAGACTTTAGTTAACAAGTCCACTGGTTTGAAGAATGCTTCCGATGCCTTGAAGGGTAGAGTTGTCGAAGTTTGTTTGGCAGACTTGCAAGGTTCTGAGGATCATTCTTTCAGAAAAGTCAAGTTGAGAGTTGATGAAGTTCAAGGTAAGAACTTGTTGACCAACTTTCACGGTATGGACTTCACCACCGACAAATTGAGATCCATGGTCAGAAAATGGCAAACTTTGATTGAAGCTAATGTTACCGTTAAGACTTCCGATGATTACGTTTTGAGAATCTTTGCTATTGCCTTCACCAGAAAGCAAGCTAACCAAGTTAAGAGACACTCTTACGCCCAATCTTCTCATATCAGAGCTATCAGAAAAGTCATTTCCGAAATCTTGACCAGAGAAGTCCAAAACTCTACTTTGGCTCAATTGACTTCCAAGTTGATTCCAGAAGTCATCAACaaggaaattgaaaacGCTACCAAAGACATCTTCCCACTACAAAACATTCATGTTAGAAAGGTTAAGTTGTTGAAGCAACCAAAGTTCGACGTTGGTGCTTTGATGGCTTTGCATGGTGAAGGTTCCGGTGAAGAAAAGGGTAAGAAGGTTTCTGGTTTCAAGGATGAAGTCTTGGAAACTGtgtaa
- the MFT1 gene encoding Mft1p (similar to Saccharomyces cerevisiae MFT1 (YML062C); ancestral locus Anc_4.324), with amino-acid sequence MPLSRKQVDQVRTKVHYSEVDTPFNKYLDILGKVSKLTESIINGRLSNDISKNEALTEQNISQLTESAQLRFLDLQSSIDTKKAADENWETCQQETLAKLENLGDKLPNIKSIHSKLLLRIGKLQGLHDSVRVINREVEGLSEGRTSLVVTRSEWEKELGSDLVKFLIEKNYLKLVDSGLKKDGTEERYRIYDDFSKGPKELESVNALMKSDIEKVRQEVSSYKEKWLRDAEIFGKITSIFKEELLKRDGLLIEGEGDNIDDDYESDEVEERKERYKRQRSMMKANSILSVDEKEESDREYDGQEDEGNGEDDNIDVDVEDVKEDTEADGESSQQAENDSQSNGGEGIKGGEDLIQEADEIHNAEEESGDHTAEKLGGTAGGYSASSSADEVQ; translated from the coding sequence ATGCCTCTGTCAAGAAAACAAGTAGACCAAGTTAGAACCAAGGTACACTACAGTGAGGTGGATACTCCATTCAACAAATATTTAGATATCCTAGGAAAAGTTTCCAAGCTGACAGAAAGCATTATAAATGGTAGATTATCCAACGATATTAGTAAGAATGAGGCATTGACTGagcaaaatatttcacAACTGACAGAAAGCGCACAGCTTCGATTTTTAGATCTTCAATCTTCAATTGATACAAAGAAAGCAGCAGACGAAAATTGGGAAACATGTCAACAGGAGACATTGGCCAAATTGGAAAATCTGGGAGACAAGTTACCTAATATAAAGAGCATTCATAGCAAGTTGCTTTTACGCATTGGAAAACTACAAGGTCTTCATGATTCTGTCCGAGTAATCAACAGAGAGGTGGAAGGCTTATCGGAAGGGCGTACCAGCCTTGTTGTAACACGTTCAGAATGGGAGAAAGAACTTGGAAGTGACTTAGTTAAGTTCttaattgaaaagaattatCTGAAATTAGTTGATTCAGgcttaaaaaaagatggtACAGAAGAGAGATATCGTATTTATGATGACTTCTCTAAAGGTCCAAAAGAGCTGGAAAGTGTCAACGCGCTAATGAAATCGGACATAGAAAAGGTAAGGCAAGAAGTATCGTCCTACAAAGAGAAGTGGTTAAGGGATGCAGAGATATTTGGCAAGATCACGTCGatatttaaagaagaacttCTTAAAAGAGATGGTCTGCTCATTGAGGGAGAAGGGGataatattgatgatgattatgAATCAgatgaagttgaagaaagaaaagagagaTATAAAAGACAACGATCAATGATGAAGGCGAATAGTATTCTATCTGTGgatgaaaaagaggaaagcGATCGTGAGTATGATGGacaagaagatgaaggaaATGGAGAGGATGATAATATAGACGTGGACGTTGAGGATGTAAAAGAGGATACTGAAGCAGACGGAGAAAGCAGTCAGCAGGCAGAAAATGACAGTCAGAGTAACGGTGGTGAAGGGATCAAAGGGGGTGAAGATCTTATACAAGAGGCAGACGAGATACACAATGCAGAGGAAGAAAGTGGTGACCACACAGCAGAAAAACTGGGTGGCACTGCAGGTGGTTACAGTGCATCCTCCTCTGCTGACGAAGTGCAATGA